In Haloimpatiens massiliensis, the following are encoded in one genomic region:
- a CDS encoding nucleotidyltransferase — protein sequence MNICGLIVEYNPFHNGHLYHIEKCKEITKCKNTIAVMSGNFTQRGTPAIVDKWIRAKMALQQGVDLVLELPAVYSLSSAEFFSLGAISLLNSLGVVDGIFFGSEVGDVEILKQIAAILINEPIDYKNELKKYLNTGLNYPSSRNKALKYYLIQTNSMKEDILDNILLQSNNILGIEYCKSLLKLNSSIKPVTLKRKGNLYNDLNLSNKFSSASAIRNHFNSNKSINELKNFMPENVFNLILKLKDENYCFPMDEHMFQYIKYKILTNKNSIENIPDALEGLNNKIMKEIQFSNTLKELILKIKSKRYTYTRISRILTQLFIGFELFPTENMRKSPCDYARVLGFNSEGQKILKLLKDTCSIPVYTKLPKHKCLSLQLDIQCTRAYSLINKNINPNSDYLTSPIIYK from the coding sequence TGGTTTAATAGTAGAATATAATCCTTTTCATAATGGGCATTTGTATCATATAGAAAAGTGTAAAGAAATAACTAAATGCAAAAATACAATAGCCGTGATGAGTGGTAATTTCACTCAAAGAGGCACCCCCGCAATAGTAGACAAATGGATAAGGGCAAAAATGGCACTGCAACAGGGAGTGGATTTAGTATTAGAACTTCCTGCCGTATACAGTTTATCCTCTGCAGAATTTTTTTCCTTAGGAGCCATAAGTCTTTTAAATAGCTTAGGCGTAGTAGATGGTATATTTTTTGGTAGTGAAGTAGGTGATGTAGAAATATTAAAACAAATCGCTGCTATTCTAATAAATGAACCGATAGATTATAAAAATGAATTAAAAAAGTATCTAAATACTGGATTAAATTATCCTTCTTCTAGAAATAAAGCCTTAAAATATTATTTGATTCAAACTAACTCTATGAAAGAAGATATTTTAGATAATATTCTTTTACAATCCAACAATATATTAGGAATAGAATATTGTAAAAGTTTATTAAAATTAAATAGTTCTATTAAACCTGTAACCCTAAAGAGAAAAGGGAATCTATATAATGATTTAAATTTAAGCAATAAATTTTCCAGTGCTTCAGCCATAAGAAACCACTTTAACTCCAATAAATCTATAAATGAATTAAAAAACTTCATGCCAGAGAATGTTTTTAATTTAATTTTAAAATTAAAAGACGAAAATTATTGTTTTCCTATGGATGAGCATATGTTTCAGTATATAAAATACAAAATTCTTACAAATAAAAATTCTATAGAAAATATACCTGATGCTTTAGAGGGTTTAAATAATAAAATTATGAAAGAAATACAATTTTCCAATACTTTAAAGGAACTTATATTAAAAATAAAAAGTAAAAGATATACTTATACTAGAATAAGTAGAATACTAACTCAACTTTTCATAGGTTTTGAGCTTTTTCCTACAGAAAATATGCGAAAATCCCCTTGTGACTATGCAAGAGTATTAGGTTTTAACTCAGAGGGACAAAAAATATTAAAACTACTAAAAGACACCTGTTCTATACCTGTTTATACAAAGCTTCCTAAACATAAGTGC